A region from the Pirellulales bacterium genome encodes:
- a CDS encoding IS66 family transposase codes for DRKITQGTRGEAGQRYHERMWTAIATCKKQHRNFFAFLLESSRAQLQNQTAPRLLRS; via the coding sequence TCGACCGCAAGATCACCCAAGGCACGCGCGGCGAAGCGGGCCAGCGCTACCACGAACGGATGTGGACCGCCATCGCCACCTGTAAGAAGCAGCACCGCAACTTCTTCGCCTTCCTGCTCGAATCGAGTCGCGCTCAACTCCAAAACCAAACCGCCCCCAGACTGCTCCGCAGCTAA